The following are encoded together in the Deltaproteobacteria bacterium genome:
- a CDS encoding amidohydrolase family protein yields the protein MEEAIISADSHVIEVPDLWEKGLPSSLRDRAPKAYFDEGRDAWMFGGPDVIPQAVGGLFMAGQRPEQVEEFRRAGFSVARPGGWDPVERVKDMAIDGVSGEVLYPSLGLGFFCVDDAKLQEGLFRTYNDWLIEYCKGAPDRLFGVGLISAFDMDHALAEMERCKKEGMVGTLIWQVPHKDLPFTSDHYERFWAASQDLEMPVHLHILTGFGDSMHRQTATGMKRYRIGVEQTREIEDALFDIIFSGVLERYPRLKIVSVENEIGWIPFWLGQCDKNFRRHRHAHPLQIDKPPSEYFARQVYATFFNDHIGGRLFSWFGADNCMWSNDYPHQNSTWPHSQDVIARDLGPLDAGDRAKLLNTNVARLYNLNVSPLQNAA from the coding sequence GGGTTGCCGTCGTCTCTGAGGGACCGGGCGCCCAAGGCCTATTTCGACGAAGGGCGTGACGCCTGGATGTTCGGAGGTCCGGACGTGATCCCGCAGGCCGTGGGCGGGCTCTTCATGGCGGGACAGCGGCCGGAGCAGGTGGAGGAATTCCGCCGCGCCGGCTTCTCGGTGGCGCGGCCCGGGGGCTGGGACCCGGTGGAACGCGTCAAGGACATGGCCATCGACGGCGTGTCCGGCGAGGTGCTCTACCCGAGCCTGGGACTCGGGTTCTTCTGCGTCGACGACGCGAAGCTCCAGGAAGGCCTGTTCCGCACCTACAACGACTGGCTCATCGAATACTGCAAGGGCGCACCGGACCGGCTGTTCGGCGTCGGCCTGATCTCGGCCTTCGACATGGACCACGCCCTCGCCGAGATGGAACGCTGCAAGAAGGAAGGGATGGTCGGCACCCTGATCTGGCAGGTGCCCCACAAGGACCTGCCGTTCACCTCGGACCACTACGAGCGGTTCTGGGCGGCGTCCCAGGATCTGGAAATGCCGGTGCACCTGCACATCCTCACCGGCTTCGGCGACAGCATGCACCGCCAGACGGCCACGGGCATGAAGCGCTACCGCATCGGCGTCGAGCAGACCCGGGAGATCGAGGACGCGCTGTTCGACATCATCTTCTCCGGCGTGCTCGAGCGCTACCCCAGGCTCAAGATCGTCTCGGTGGAGAACGAAATCGGCTGGATCCCCTTCTGGCTGGGCCAGTGCGACAAGAACTTCCGGCGCCACCGCCACGCCCATCCCCTGCAAATCGACAAGCCGCCCAGCGAATACTTCGCCCGGCAGGTCTACGCCACCTTCTTCAACGACCACATCGGCGGGCGGCTGTTCTCCTGGTTCGGCGCGGACAACTGCATGTGGTCCAACGACTACCCGCACCAGAACTCGACTTGGCCCCACTCGCAAGACGTCATCGCCCGGGACCTGGGCCCGCTCGACGCCGGCGACCGCGCGAAGCTGCTGAACACCAACGTGGCGAGGCTGTACAACCTTAACGTGTCGCCGCTGCAGAACGCGGCCTGA
- a CDS encoding type II toxin-antitoxin system HigB family toxin yields the protein MRIIAVATLKSFLDADPARADARQPVMAWYRQVKAADWSSPTDVKREIRNASILKDGRAVFNIAGNKYRIVVWINYPYRVVYIRFIGNHRDYDAIDAQTI from the coding sequence ATGAGGATCATCGCGGTGGCGACGCTGAAGTCCTTCCTCGACGCCGACCCCGCACGCGCCGATGCCCGCCAGCCGGTGATGGCGTGGTACCGTCAGGTCAAGGCTGCTGACTGGAGCAGCCCCACAGACGTCAAACGAGAGATTCGTAACGCCAGCATCCTCAAGGACGGCCGGGCAGTGTTCAACATCGCCGGCAACAAGTACCGCATCGTAGTGTGGATCAACTACCCCTACCGCGTCGTGTACATTCGGTTCATCGGCAACCATCGGGACTATGACGCCATCGATGCCCAGACGATTTGA
- a CDS encoding transcriptional regulator gives MDITPIKTKRDYRRMLKEIERLMAAKRNTPEGDRLDVLVTLVEAWEAKHYPLDLPDPVAAIRYHMDQNGLAPKDLVPYIGGRGRVYEILNRKRPLSLKMVWRLHQGLGIPAESLIKTDSHVMANDAAGPGAHA, from the coding sequence ATGGATATTACACCGATCAAGACCAAGCGGGATTACCGTCGAATGCTGAAGGAAATCGAGCGCCTGATGGCGGCGAAACGCAATACGCCGGAGGGCGATCGTCTCGATGTTCTGGTGACTCTCGTCGAGGCCTGGGAAGCCAAGCACTACCCGCTCGATCTACCGGATCCCGTCGCCGCGATCCGCTACCACATGGACCAGAACGGACTGGCGCCGAAGGATCTGGTTCCCTATATCGGCGGTCGTGGTCGGGTCTACGAGATTCTCAACCGAAAACGCCCGTTGAGCCTGAAGATGGTCTGGCGGCTGCACCAAGGTTTGGGTATTCCTGCGGAATCGTTGATCAAGACCGATTCTCACGTGATGGCCAACGATGCGGCAGGACCAGGTGCCCACGCATGA
- a CDS encoding TAXI family TRAP transporter solute-binding subunit: protein MKRLIRASLILVAGLFCFAAQLNAQTALSLGTSTVGARFHILAVGMGDTVSRNSNISVTVEPIGGSDANVRALTAKRIEVAMLNSLAGTHGYHGIGSFKKDGKAPLRLLFQGGLGARAIVARGDRGINTPADLNGKTVQGKRKSLADLEAFTRAIMRVYGIPENGVKILRHGNTNEQLESLKLGAADAAVMPFGSPATGSPPIRRLAQSISLKVIPIPADKAAEILKDPRLQGYRQAKISKGSIKGLDADVNSLAVGTFTATRADIADDTAYTFTKAFFENLKQFHPVHASAKQYTLKGSLANPTIPFHPGAIRYYKEIGAWTDALTKTQKDLLASQ from the coding sequence ATGAAACGCCTTATACGCGCAAGTCTCATACTGGTGGCGGGACTCTTCTGTTTCGCAGCGCAACTGAACGCCCAGACGGCCCTGTCCCTGGGCACATCCACCGTGGGCGCTCGTTTCCACATTCTCGCCGTGGGCATGGGCGATACCGTGAGCCGGAACTCCAACATCAGCGTGACCGTGGAGCCCATCGGCGGCAGCGACGCCAACGTGCGGGCGCTGACGGCGAAGCGCATCGAGGTGGCGATGCTGAACTCGCTGGCGGGGACCCACGGCTATCACGGCATCGGATCGTTCAAGAAGGACGGCAAGGCGCCGCTGCGGCTGCTGTTCCAGGGCGGTCTCGGGGCCCGCGCCATCGTCGCCCGCGGCGACCGGGGTATCAACACGCCGGCGGACCTCAACGGCAAGACCGTGCAGGGGAAGCGTAAGTCGCTGGCGGACCTCGAAGCCTTCACCCGCGCGATCATGCGGGTCTACGGCATCCCGGAGAACGGCGTGAAGATCCTCCGCCACGGCAATACCAACGAACAGCTCGAATCCCTCAAGCTGGGCGCGGCGGACGCGGCGGTGATGCCCTTCGGCAGCCCGGCGACGGGCTCGCCGCCGATCCGGCGCCTGGCCCAGTCCATCTCTCTCAAGGTCATCCCCATCCCCGCGGACAAGGCGGCGGAGATCCTCAAGGACCCACGGCTTCAGGGATACCGGCAAGCCAAGATCAGCAAGGGCTCCATCAAGGGGCTCGATGCGGACGTGAATTCTCTGGCGGTGGGCACCTTCACCGCCACCCGGGCGGATATAGCGGACGACACTGCCTACACCTTCACCAAGGCGTTCTTCGAAAACCTGAAGCAGTTCCATCCGGTGCACGCCTCGGCGAAGCAGTACACACTCAAGGGAAGCCTGGCCAATCCGACGATCCCGTTTCACCCCGGCGCCATCCGCTACTACAAGGAGATCGGCGCCTGGACGGACGCCCTGACCAAGACGCAGAAGGATCTGCTCGCCAGCCAGTGA
- a CDS encoding TRAP transporter fused permease subunit, protein MADIGSPEPSPSQDARTSWDRVIDLLAFLTAVYHLIVVGRTFIYLGIFYPTPYHRAVSLTFALLLAYLIHMRRRGGRGAGYWADLGLLLMAMAPLGYIIFFYEHVTDYDEYGFLDLAGMALAFSLAISLLVALKRAVGWVLVTIVCLFLAVARYQNILPGLLFGKGYAWDRLTYAVYVPGEGIFGVPLGVASTIVMVFLMFAHLLHRAGVGEWFSELAMAIAGWTRGGAAKTAVLASAFFGTISGSPSANAATTGAVTIPLMIRAGYRPGFAGAVEAASSAGGQILPPVMGAIAFVMADFLGAPYYQIALAAAVPAFLYFVIVFMGVDFEAARQGLAGMPRSELPALGATFRKGWFFLLPIGLMIYLMLVQKFDPDMAGIFSLPLLVAVSFLSKDRDKRLYPEKIHGALVSAVKAWIPLAILTAAVGMLVAALGLSGLGTKFSRALVDLSGGNLPIALAMVGVASLILGMGMDSLPAYITVATLCAPALVLMGVPDIAAHLFVVYWGLASHITPPVCVTVFVTCSISGAGIWETGKDAVRLAIGKYLLPFSFALHPALLLQGTADAVLLAALSALVGAVSLSAGTIGYGLILLTWPVRLVLIAGGVLLILPGWNMLGMGSALVAAGLLMQLRGWRAARA, encoded by the coding sequence ATGGCTGACATCGGATCCCCCGAACCGAGCCCGTCCCAGGACGCCCGCACGTCCTGGGACCGGGTCATCGATCTCCTCGCCTTCCTGACCGCCGTCTACCACCTCATCGTGGTGGGGCGGACCTTCATCTACCTGGGCATCTTCTATCCGACGCCTTACCACCGGGCCGTGAGCCTGACCTTCGCGCTGCTGCTGGCCTATCTCATCCACATGAGGCGGCGCGGCGGGCGCGGCGCGGGCTACTGGGCTGACCTGGGGCTCCTGCTCATGGCCATGGCGCCCCTGGGCTACATCATCTTCTTCTACGAGCACGTCACCGACTACGACGAGTACGGCTTCCTCGACCTCGCCGGCATGGCCCTGGCCTTCTCCCTGGCCATTTCCCTGCTGGTGGCGCTCAAGCGCGCGGTGGGCTGGGTGCTGGTGACCATCGTCTGCCTGTTCCTGGCCGTGGCCCGGTACCAGAACATCCTGCCGGGCCTGCTGTTCGGCAAGGGTTATGCGTGGGACCGGCTGACCTACGCGGTGTACGTGCCCGGCGAGGGCATCTTCGGGGTGCCCCTGGGGGTGGCGTCCACCATCGTCATGGTGTTCCTGATGTTCGCCCACCTGTTGCACAGGGCCGGCGTGGGCGAGTGGTTCAGCGAGCTGGCCATGGCCATCGCGGGCTGGACCCGCGGCGGCGCCGCCAAGACCGCGGTGCTGGCGTCGGCGTTCTTCGGCACCATCTCCGGCTCGCCGTCGGCCAACGCCGCCACCACCGGAGCGGTGACCATCCCGCTCATGATACGGGCCGGCTACCGCCCGGGCTTCGCCGGCGCGGTGGAGGCGGCGTCGTCCGCCGGCGGCCAGATCCTGCCGCCGGTCATGGGCGCCATCGCCTTCGTGATGGCGGACTTCCTGGGCGCGCCCTACTACCAGATCGCGCTGGCGGCCGCCGTGCCCGCTTTCCTCTACTTCGTCATCGTGTTCATGGGGGTGGACTTCGAGGCCGCCCGGCAGGGGTTGGCGGGAATGCCCCGGAGCGAGCTGCCGGCGCTGGGGGCGACCTTCAGGAAGGGATGGTTCTTCCTGCTGCCCATCGGCCTCATGATCTACCTGATGCTGGTGCAGAAGTTCGACCCGGACATGGCCGGTATCTTCAGCCTGCCGCTGCTGGTGGCGGTGAGCTTCCTGTCCAAGGACCGCGACAAACGGCTCTACCCCGAGAAAATCCACGGCGCCCTGGTGTCGGCGGTGAAGGCCTGGATCCCGTTGGCCATCCTCACCGCGGCGGTGGGCATGCTGGTGGCGGCGCTGGGGCTGAGCGGCCTGGGGACGAAGTTCTCCCGCGCGCTGGTGGACCTGAGCGGCGGCAACCTGCCCATCGCGCTGGCTATGGTGGGCGTTGCCAGCCTGATCCTGGGCATGGGCATGGATTCCCTGCCCGCCTACATCACCGTGGCCACGCTGTGCGCGCCCGCGCTGGTGTTGATGGGCGTGCCCGACATCGCCGCGCACCTGTTCGTGGTCTACTGGGGGCTGGCGTCCCACATCACGCCGCCGGTGTGCGTGACCGTGTTCGTCACATGCAGCATCAGCGGCGCCGGGATCTGGGAAACCGGCAAGGACGCCGTGCGTCTTGCCATCGGCAAGTACCTGTTGCCGTTCTCCTTCGCGCTCCACCCCGCGTTGCTGCTGCAGGGGACCGCGGACGCCGTGCTGCTGGCGGCCCTGTCCGCCCTGGTCGGCGCCGTCAGCCTGTCGGCCGGGACCATCGGCTACGGGCTGATCCTGCTCACGTGGCCCGTCCGGTTGGTGCTCATCGCCGGCGGCGTGCTGCTGATCCTGCCGGGCTGGAACATGCTCGGGATGGGATCGGCGCTGGTGGCGGCGGGGTTGCTGATGCAACTACGGGGATGGCGGGCGGCGCGGGCCTGA
- a CDS encoding tetratricopeptide repeat protein: MKGSGKRKSGGTEARGGVAAGVVAAALVLVSSACYLPAMLWGGLIWDDRIWSQAPAVLEWSGLRTIWFAPSLIEREAHYWPLVYTTFWLEHKIWGLAPAGYHIVNVVLHAANTVFLWRILGRLAVPGAALAAAVFAVHPLHVESVAWIMERKDVLSALFYLGAVLAWLRFLERSRPWDYGLALLLFALGMLSKSIVVTLPVALLIIQWWREGRTTGKDLLRVAPFFAVGFLIAVADLYFYHLRWAEDLVDYSLVERVLIASRALWFYAGKLAWPVDLPVIYPLWHIDGGDPGGWLYLVAALGLAAALWFARGRIGRGPLAGAAFFAVTLSPTLGFVDFSYMQFSFVADRFQYLAGIGLMAVAAGAAWVWVAWLAERWGRRPARVAALLTLAVVLLLLGTRTWRHAGIFSDELVFNRHIIAHNYRARDAHRNLAAELFKLGRKEEALEHARIAVTQYPDCADCHAGLGAALIVLDRPEEAEAPLRRALELAPYNESALGNTAELFRRQGRHEEGLAAAERWRRVRPNAADPHRAMGVALGGLGRHGEAERHWRRVREIEPHDPAAAQNLAESIRKQGRYEEALEWYRTVLKVRPEFPLAHAAMGDVLFRLSRYDAAVDALTRAVELAPDLPHVPALLVLAAKASTRLGRHADAAEHYARAAAADRGYAEAMLKQAVQYARNKRYEEALDAFRTVLGLRPDDPAAHSNVGTMLYHLGRTDEALASFDRALSIDPDFENARNNRRALMQERRRTEDRPGAAPRGGE; the protein is encoded by the coding sequence GTGAAGGGATCGGGGAAGCGGAAGAGCGGCGGCACGGAAGCGCGGGGAGGGGTTGCCGCGGGCGTCGTCGCGGCGGCTCTCGTTCTCGTGTCGTCGGCCTGCTACCTGCCGGCGATGCTCTGGGGCGGTCTGATCTGGGACGACCGCATCTGGTCCCAGGCTCCAGCGGTTCTCGAATGGTCCGGCCTACGCACCATCTGGTTCGCGCCGTCGCTCATCGAGCGCGAGGCGCACTACTGGCCCCTCGTCTACACGACGTTCTGGCTGGAACACAAGATCTGGGGCCTCGCGCCCGCCGGCTACCACATCGTCAACGTCGTGCTGCACGCGGCCAACACGGTGTTCCTGTGGCGCATCCTCGGGCGGTTGGCGGTTCCGGGAGCGGCGCTGGCCGCCGCGGTGTTCGCCGTTCACCCACTGCACGTGGAGTCGGTGGCGTGGATCATGGAGCGCAAGGACGTGCTCTCCGCGCTCTTCTACCTGGGGGCGGTGCTGGCGTGGCTGCGTTTCCTGGAACGGTCCCGCCCCTGGGACTACGGCCTCGCGCTGCTGCTGTTCGCCCTGGGGATGCTGAGCAAGTCCATCGTCGTCACCTTGCCGGTGGCGCTCCTGATCATCCAGTGGTGGAGGGAAGGACGCACCACCGGCAAGGACCTGCTGCGCGTGGCGCCGTTTTTCGCGGTGGGTTTTCTCATTGCCGTGGCGGACCTCTACTTCTACCACTTGAGGTGGGCCGAGGATCTCGTGGACTACTCGCTGGTGGAGCGGGTCCTGATCGCTTCCCGGGCGCTGTGGTTCTACGCCGGCAAGCTCGCGTGGCCGGTGGATCTTCCGGTCATCTATCCGCTCTGGCACATCGACGGCGGCGACCCAGGGGGTTGGCTGTACCTCGTAGCGGCCCTCGGGTTGGCGGCGGCACTGTGGTTCGCGCGCGGCCGTATCGGACGCGGACCGCTGGCCGGGGCGGCTTTTTTTGCCGTCACCCTGTCGCCCACGCTCGGGTTCGTGGACTTCAGCTACATGCAGTTCTCCTTCGTTGCCGACCGTTTCCAGTACCTGGCCGGCATCGGGCTCATGGCGGTGGCGGCCGGCGCGGCGTGGGTGTGGGTGGCGTGGCTTGCGGAGCGCTGGGGCCGGCGCCCGGCGCGGGTCGCGGCACTCCTGACCCTCGCCGTGGTGCTGCTTCTCCTGGGAACGCGGACTTGGCGGCATGCCGGCATATTCAGCGACGAACTGGTTTTCAACCGTCACATCATCGCCCACAACTACCGCGCCCGGGATGCTCACCGAAATCTGGCCGCGGAGTTGTTCAAGCTCGGGCGCAAGGAGGAGGCGCTGGAGCACGCGCGCATCGCCGTGACGCAGTATCCCGACTGCGCCGACTGCCACGCCGGGCTCGGCGCGGCGCTGATCGTTCTTGATCGTCCGGAGGAGGCGGAGGCGCCTCTGCGCCGCGCCTTGGAGCTGGCGCCCTACAACGAGAGTGCCCTTGGAAACACCGCCGAGCTGTTCAGGCGGCAAGGGCGGCACGAGGAGGGCCTTGCCGCAGCCGAAAGGTGGCGCAGGGTACGGCCCAACGCGGCCGACCCGCACCGGGCCATGGGCGTGGCGCTCGGCGGACTCGGCCGTCACGGTGAGGCCGAACGACACTGGCGGCGCGTCCGTGAGATCGAGCCGCACGACCCGGCTGCCGCCCAGAACCTGGCCGAGTCCATCCGCAAGCAGGGACGCTACGAGGAAGCCCTCGAGTGGTATCGGACGGTGCTGAAGGTACGGCCTGAATTTCCTCTGGCTCACGCGGCCATGGGAGACGTGCTGTTCCGTCTCTCCCGCTACGATGCCGCCGTCGACGCCTTGACGCGCGCCGTCGAACTCGCGCCGGATCTGCCCCACGTGCCGGCGTTGCTGGTCCTGGCGGCCAAGGCGTCGACGCGGCTGGGGCGCCACGCCGACGCCGCCGAACACTATGCGCGCGCGGCGGCGGCCGATCGGGGCTACGCCGAGGCCATGCTCAAGCAGGCGGTGCAATACGCGCGGAACAAGCGTTATGAGGAGGCGTTGGACGCATTCCGGACAGTGCTCGGGCTTCGACCGGACGACCCGGCCGCGCACTCCAACGTGGGCACGATGCTCTACCACCTGGGCCGGACCGACGAGGCCCTGGCGAGCTTTGACCGGGCGCTCTCCATCGATCCTGATTTCGAGAATGCGCGCAACAACCGGCGGGCGCTCATGCAGGAACGGCGCCGGACCGAAGATCGGCCCGGCGCCGCCCCCCGGGGTGGAGAATGA
- a CDS encoding DMT family transporter yields the protein MESLNIPLLALGAALCFSSGQICSRLGLNHGTPTGAISFSLFTSTVILFAALGPLISWDDAAPAGLLLFTGAGVLSPFCTQILLFVSANKVGISVASPLRNTTPLFAGLVAVLILGETVTVAIASGTLLIILGASLLGMRDSEAAIPYQRIYLLLPVLAAFLGGFSSPMRKLGYSMIDSVPLAICVVQGGAFVALLLYLWATGRHRELVFRRETLGWFGLSGLLNSVAVSLNMTALEMGDVVVVSPLISTTPLFTVILSTVFLRSFERVTLKVLVGAASICLGGVVLTTF from the coding sequence GTGGAAAGTCTGAACATCCCGCTGCTGGCTCTGGGAGCCGCCCTGTGCTTCTCGTCGGGCCAGATCTGCTCCCGGCTTGGGCTCAACCACGGCACGCCCACGGGTGCCATCTCCTTCTCGCTCTTCACCTCCACCGTCATCCTGTTCGCCGCGCTGGGGCCGCTGATCTCCTGGGACGACGCGGCGCCGGCGGGGCTGCTGCTGTTCACCGGAGCGGGCGTGCTGTCGCCCTTCTGCACGCAGATCCTGTTGTTCGTCTCGGCCAACAAGGTGGGCATTTCCGTGGCCTCGCCGCTACGCAACACCACACCCCTCTTCGCCGGACTCGTGGCGGTGCTGATCCTGGGGGAAACCGTGACCGTAGCCATTGCCAGCGGTACGCTGCTGATCATCCTGGGAGCGAGCCTGCTGGGCATGCGGGATTCCGAGGCAGCCATCCCCTACCAGCGGATCTACCTGCTGTTGCCGGTCCTGGCCGCGTTTCTGGGCGGCTTTTCGAGCCCCATGCGCAAGCTCGGTTACAGCATGATCGACTCCGTGCCGCTGGCGATCTGCGTGGTGCAGGGGGGTGCGTTCGTGGCCCTGTTGCTCTACCTGTGGGCCACCGGGAGGCATCGCGAGTTGGTGTTCCGGCGCGAGACGCTCGGATGGTTCGGCCTGTCGGGGCTCCTCAACAGCGTTGCCGTGTCCCTCAACATGACCGCCCTGGAGATGGGCGACGTCGTCGTGGTCTCGCCCCTCATTTCCACGACCCCTCTCTTCACCGTCATCCTGAGCACCGTCTTCCTGCGCTCCTTCGAGCGGGTGACGCTCAAGGTCCTGGTGGGGGCGGCTTCCATATGTCTCGGAGGGGTCGTGCTGACGACGTTCTAG
- a CDS encoding xanthine dehydrogenase family protein molybdopterin-binding subunit, with product MANGRIVGAPATRDEGEDKVSGRARYTADMAVPGMLWCKVLRSPIAHGRIVRIDAGKALAAPGVRAVVIGADLSGARIGKKLVDMPLLADGVVRYIGEKVAAVAADSEAEAEAATALIEVEYEELEAVLDPVEAAEPSAPLIHPEVATYPGLLQPMDAPSNVAVRLEWRKGDVEAAFREADLVVENTYTTPAVHHGYIEPHCCIVEAQGDGADVWASTKSLFALRDHMAGALGIPADRIVAHPGYLGGDFGGKGDANDLALCYVLSKNTGRPVKYIMDYTEELIAGNPRHASVTTIRTGVKKNGLIVAQHMDLLFDSGAYGSYRPQGYLVGAHSSGGPYKIAHFLLEERYVYTNKVPCGYMRAPGHPQGFFANESQLDLVARRLAMDPTELRRINFVHDGDLDPTGIPVGHIQPDETLDSAVRTSNYHAPKQPNVGRGIALGHWMSKGGESYVDLRVEADGAATLGASLVDVGPGAYTMMQQVVAQELDLPLEQVRFESMDTTRVAKDTGVRGSSSTRVHGNTAFDAADRARATLLGIAAERMGVPAEELGVANGGITHLRSERRMTFAELVEAAGGPVNVTGHYANPADGPETSMVAQVAEVEVDPETGQFAVRRLTTAHNTGTVLNPLGHQGQIDGAVVMGLGFARCEDIVTDGGRVVTANLGDYKLPNIKDIPALRTEVTEAPVGSGPYGSMSIGETAVIPTAAAVANAVEDAVGVRITDLPVTAEKVFAALQAKRA from the coding sequence ATGGCAAACGGCAGAATCGTAGGCGCCCCGGCGACGCGCGACGAGGGCGAGGACAAGGTATCGGGCCGGGCGCGTTACACCGCGGACATGGCGGTCCCGGGGATGCTCTGGTGCAAGGTACTGCGAAGCCCCATTGCCCACGGACGCATCGTGCGCATCGACGCGGGCAAGGCGCTGGCCGCGCCCGGGGTGCGGGCGGTGGTGATCGGCGCGGACCTGTCAGGGGCGCGCATCGGCAAGAAGCTCGTCGACATGCCGCTTCTCGCGGACGGGGTGGTGCGCTACATCGGCGAGAAGGTCGCGGCCGTCGCCGCGGACAGTGAAGCCGAGGCCGAGGCCGCGACGGCGCTCATCGAGGTCGAGTACGAGGAACTGGAGGCGGTGCTGGATCCGGTGGAAGCCGCGGAGCCGTCCGCGCCGCTGATCCATCCGGAGGTCGCCACCTACCCCGGCCTGCTTCAACCCATGGACGCACCCAGCAACGTGGCCGTCCGGCTCGAGTGGCGCAAGGGCGACGTGGAGGCGGCGTTCCGGGAAGCCGACCTGGTGGTGGAAAACACCTACACCACACCGGCCGTGCACCACGGCTACATCGAACCGCACTGCTGCATCGTGGAAGCCCAGGGAGACGGCGCGGACGTGTGGGCCTCCACCAAGAGCCTCTTCGCCCTGCGCGACCACATGGCCGGCGCCCTGGGCATCCCGGCCGACAGGATCGTCGCCCATCCCGGCTACCTCGGCGGGGACTTCGGCGGCAAGGGCGACGCCAACGACCTCGCCCTCTGCTACGTCCTCTCGAAGAACACCGGGAGGCCGGTCAAGTACATCATGGACTACACCGAGGAATTGATCGCGGGAAACCCGCGCCACGCTTCGGTGACCACCATCCGAACCGGGGTCAAGAAGAACGGGCTCATCGTCGCCCAGCACATGGACCTGCTCTTCGACAGCGGCGCCTACGGCTCGTACCGTCCCCAGGGCTATCTGGTGGGCGCCCACAGCTCCGGCGGCCCCTACAAGATCGCCCACTTCCTGCTGGAAGAGCGCTACGTCTACACCAACAAGGTGCCGTGCGGCTACATGCGCGCGCCGGGCCACCCCCAGGGCTTCTTCGCCAACGAGAGCCAGCTCGACCTGGTGGCGCGCCGGCTGGCCATGGACCCCACGGAACTGCGGCGCATCAACTTCGTGCACGACGGCGACCTCGACCCCACCGGCATACCCGTGGGGCACATCCAGCCGGACGAGACCCTGGACAGTGCGGTCCGGACGTCCAACTACCACGCGCCCAAGCAACCGAACGTCGGCCGCGGCATCGCCCTGGGCCACTGGATGTCCAAGGGCGGCGAATCGTACGTCGACCTCAGGGTGGAAGCCGACGGCGCCGCGACCCTGGGGGCCTCCCTGGTGGACGTCGGCCCCGGCGCCTACACCATGATGCAGCAGGTGGTGGCCCAGGAGCTGGATCTGCCGTTGGAGCAAGTGCGCTTCGAGAGCATGGACACAACCCGCGTGGCCAAGGATACCGGCGTGCGCGGCAGCAGCAGCACCCGGGTCCACGGCAACACGGCCTTCGACGCCGCGGACAGGGCCCGCGCCACGCTGCTGGGCATCGCCGCGGAACGCATGGGCGTGCCCGCCGAGGAGCTCGGGGTCGCCAACGGCGGCATCACGCACCTGCGCTCGGAGCGGCGCATGACCTTCGCCGAGCTGGTCGAAGCCGCGGGCGGCCCGGTGAACGTCACGGGGCACTACGCCAACCCCGCGGACGGCCCGGAGACCTCCATGGTGGCACAGGTGGCCGAGGTGGAGGTGGATCCGGAGACGGGCCAGTTCGCCGTGCGCCGGCTCACCACCGCCCACAACACCGGCACCGTGCTGAATCCCCTGGGCCACCAGGGACAGATTGACGGCGCGGTGGTCATGGGCCTGGGCTTCGCCCGCTGCGAGGACATCGTCACCGACGGCGGCCGGGTGGTCACCGCCAACCTGGGCGACTACAAGCTGCCCAACATCAAGGACATCCCGGCGCTGCGCACCGAGGTGACCGAAGCGCCGGTGGGGAGCGGCCCCTACGGCAGCATGAGCATCGGGGAGACCGCGGTCATTCCCACGGCCGCGGCGGTGGCCAACGCTGTGGAAGACGCCGTGGGCGTGCGCATCACGGACCTCCCGGTGACCGCCGAGAAGGTGTTCGCGGCGCTCCAGGCGAAGCGCGCGTAG